The following are from one region of the Brienomyrus brachyistius isolate T26 chromosome 4, BBRACH_0.4, whole genome shotgun sequence genome:
- the LOC125740277 gene encoding proenkephalin-A-like, translating to MGLTVKACWTLILSTCLAQTVSADCSQDCALCLFRLQGRPAEMSTLTCTLECEGKLTTRKSIDLCKDILQAERGRVGEEGPTKQEDDERQLEKKYGGFLKRYGGFMKKAGEPVTGPEDENGSRDGLVKRYGGFMKKDAEAGGDGVGDLKELLNPEAALKDDQQVAKRYGGFMRNVDRSSELDGEARELQKRYGGFMRRMGRPAWKEDEKRLIGFLERPRGDEGGAYSPAAQKRYGGFMD from the exons ATGGGGTTGACGGTAAAAGCATGTTGGACGCTGATTCTGAGCACTTGCTTGGCGCAGACGGTCAGCGCAGACTGCAGTCAGGACTGCGCGCTCTGCCTCTTCCGCCTGCAAGGCAGACCTGCTGAGATGAGCACACTG ACATGTACGCTGGAGTGCGAAGGGAAATTAACGACCAGAAAGTCCATTGACCTCTGCAAAGACATCCTGCAAGCAGAGAGAGGGCGGGTGGGGGAAGAAGGCCCCACGAAGCAGGAGGACGACGAGCGGCAGCTGGAGAAGAAGTATGGGGGCTTCCTGAAACGTTATGGGGGGTTCATGAAGAAGGCCGGCGAGCCCGTCACCGGGCCCGAGGACGAGAACGGCAGCAGAGACGGCCTGGTGAAGAGGTACGGAGGCTTCATGAAGAAGGACGCAGAGGCCGGCGGGGACGGTGTCGGCGATTTGAAGGAACTTCTGAACCCTGAAGCGGCTCTCAAAgacgaccagcaggtggcaaaaAGGTACGGAGGCTTTATGCGGAACGTCGACCGGAGCTCGGAGCTCGACGGCGAGGCCAGGGAGCTGCAAAAGCGGTACGGCGGCTTCATGAGAAGGATGGGCCGTCCCGCGTGGAAGGAGGATGAGAAGCGTCTGATTGGCTTCCTCGAGAGACCCCGGGGAGATGAAGGTGGAGCCTATTCACCAGCAGCACAAAAGCGATATGGAGGCTTTATGGATTAG